In Betaproteobacteria bacterium, the sequence CGAGGGCATCGCAAGGCTTGATTCACCTTTACGAAACACGTTACGTATGAAATAATATTCTTCTAGCCAATATAGGCTACCTACCCGAACTCGTTGAGGCGGGTGGAGGAGACCAAATGAAAAAAAGCCCGCGGAAGACGGGCTTTTTTCTTGTACACACCCCAAAATTCAAGACGAAAAAAATGCCCGCACCAGGCGGGCATAAATCCATTTCTTGGAGGAGATGGAGGAGACAGATTCATTCTGCCCCAAACATTTGTGCAGTGCAACATATTCCGTGCAAAAACCTGAAATAATTCACACATGGTGATTTATCCAGTGTGTGAAACACTTCGCCAAGCCACCCACAACATGCAACGCGGGCTGACCAGAAACACAATAAACATCGAATAATCAGTTATTTAGGCAATCTCACTGGAAATGCTCGGTGGAACCAGGGAGCGCTCGGAGACAATCAGTCGCTTGCGTATGCCATCGCCGATTTTCCGCTCAACTTCCCACATGGCAAGCCCCTTGACGACGGCGACTTGTTGAATGGCGGTGACGACATACCCCAGTTTTGTACAGAGATACTGCGCACCGCGCTCGATTGATGACTTTACTTTCATAGGGCCACTCTCCCATGTCGTATCTGCTTCACCGGCACCCAGGAAAGGGTTCCATGCGGGGAAGGCATTCAAGAATACCATTGCCGCAGAAGCACAAAAAGAAGCCCAGATAGACTGGGCTTCGATCATTGAAGTTAAATCAGGACTTGCTCGGAGCCTTGTCGCCAATCGGCGCCTTTGGTCCAGGCTTGCCACCCATGCCACGACGCGGGCCGGCATGAAACTCCTCAAATGTCTTCTGTTGCGCCGGCGTCAGCACGGCATAGAACTCCTTGAGGGCAACCACATGCTCGGCCATCTGCGCCTGGCGCGCCTTGGACAACTCCAGCATTTTTTCAGCACGTTCCGGCGCATTGAGCTTCGCCCAGTCTTCCGGTTGGCCACCACTCAGCGCCATTCGCGGTTGCTCTGAATCCATCAGCTTCTTCCAGGCCGGCTCCTGTTCTGCACTTAGCTTCATGGCATCGTGCAAAAGGGCATGGTGCTGCTCCATCATTTTGACGTGTCGTTCAGAATGATGAGCGCCCATGTGCCCACACCCCGGATCGGCCATGGCCGCTCCAGCAGCAAATACACCTGCGCCAGCAGCGATCACAAGCGATTGGACAAGTTTGCGATATGAGATCATTTGTATCCTTTTTGATTTTGAAGCGACAAGCGAAATCAGGGAGAGAGGTTTGATCTCGCCAGAATTTGAGGTCAGCGCGAAATGCGCCCGCGACTGCGCAAGGAAGGTTTCGATAATTTGACTTTGAAGGGAAGGCTCGATTGGTTGCATTTGACTGTTCTCGTCACGTATTCGCTTGAAGTAATCTTCACACCAAATTGACCGCATGAGTTCATTTGCATTGCAACGGTTTGTATCAGGATGTTGCGCAAGCTTGGTCAGACGTTTTACGGAGTCCACCCACTCATTCGGAAATGCCGGAAGACCGGAAAGGCACCAATACAGGCCAGCGCTCCGCCCAACAACAAACGTGATCAAAATCCGGGATGACGACAATTCGCGGCCGTCGGGCCTCAGGAAACCTGGCCGCGTATGAGTCCAGCACCGACGCCTCAACGACGTGGCGTTGGCGTCACTGATTCCGCAAGCCAAAGGACATTTCACTTTTGGCCATTTTTTCCGGTTGACCGTGGGAATGGCTGCAAGGGGTCGAATATGCCTCATCGCGACTATCACGTTTCTCCAAAGCTGCCATTTGCGACTTCACACAATCGGCCAAAATCGGACGGTGAGCAATCCTCGGAAGCAGCCCTCGCATTCACCGGTTGAATCCGCATCTGAAACCTGCCGGAATGCCTTGCGAGCTCCGTGACCGAAGTTGACTTTCGGCCTCCGACCAGAATCAGGCGCTAATAAGCCGGTCACCTGCCTCTCACTTCTTAATCGTGCAGAAAGACAGCTTCTGACTCTGCCGAATTCCACCTCGCGACCTGCTCCT encodes:
- a CDS encoding Spy/CpxP family protein refolding chaperone, whose translation is MDSVKRLTKLAQHPDTNRCNANELMRSIWCEDYFKRIRDENSQMQPIEPSLQSQIIETFLAQSRAHFALTSNSGEIKPLSLISLVASKSKRIQMISYRKLVQSLVIAAGAGVFAAGAAMADPGCGHMGAHHSERHVKMMEQHHALLHDAMKLSAEQEPAWKKLMDSEQPRMALSGGQPEDWAKLNAPERAEKMLELSKARQAQMAEHVVALKEFYAVLTPAQQKTFEEFHAGPRRGMGGKPGPKAPIGDKAPSKS